The following are encoded together in the Vigna unguiculata cultivar IT97K-499-35 chromosome 2, ASM411807v1, whole genome shotgun sequence genome:
- the LOC114168944 gene encoding uncharacterized protein LOC114168944 — MAEGRGSTLVHLLVVVLSLVAFGFAIAAERRRSVGTMFKIEKTNETYCSYSSDVATGYGVGAFLFLLSGESLLMGVTKCMCFGRPLTPGGNRAWSIIYFLSSWITFLVAEACLIAGATKNAYHTKYRGMIYAQNFSCEALRKGVFVAGAVFIVATMILNVYYYMYFTKATTTPVSHKANRVSSTVGMAGYA; from the exons ATGGCAGAGGGAAGAGGGTCCACTCTCGTCCACCTTTTGGTCGTTGTGTTGAGCTTGGTCGCGTTTGGCTTCGCCATTGCCGCCGAGAGGAGACGAAGCGTC GGAACCAtgttcaaaattgaaaaaacaaatgaaacatATTGCAGCTACAGTTCAGATGTTGCGACTGGTTATGGAGTGGGTGCTTTCCTGTTTCTTCTTTCAGGTGAATCACTGTTAATGGGAGTGACAAAGTGCATGTGCTTTGGGAGGCCCTTAACACCTGGGGGAAATCGAGCGTGGtccattatatattttctttcttcttg GATCACTTTTCTGGTGGCAGAAGCGTGTTTGATAGCAGGGGCAACCAAGAATGCCTATCATACCAAATACCGTGGAATGATTTATGCTCAGAACTTTTCCTGTGAAGCCTTGCGGAAAGGTGTTTTTGTTGCTGGCGCAGTTTTCATTGTTGCAACCATGATTCTGAACGTATACTACTACATGTACTTCACAAAGGCAACAACCACACCAGTTTCTCATAAGGCAAATCGGGTGAGCTCAACAGTTGGAATGGCAGGATATGCATGA
- the LOC114174530 gene encoding uncharacterized protein LOC114174530, with the protein MQSADHVNLDSNQIASIVMNSIKENPSIPIKSLVAEIKNRLGYSVSYDKAWNGKQKALAKEFGDWEESYNELPRWYEAVQQSNPGTIIQCTGSPVQVSGQPDPSCYIMERVFWSFGPCIQGFNYCKPVVQVDGTFLTERYQGTLLTTLAQDGSRNIFPLAFAIVEGETKEVLICFFSTLCLITDRGKGILATLQSEEVQWEADRLQSVYYIRHIASNFNKKFKNHELKNRLKNIAYKVKQPILDAKLAALRSYSPEVASWIDRIPLQKWTQAYNGGHWPNAPDGSDDPNGPDDQDGSDDLDGPDELDEPDNPDGAEYPDMFDDWTGP; encoded by the exons ATGCAATCTGCAGATCATGTCAACCTTGATTCCAACCAAATTGCTTCTATTGTGATGAACTCTATAAAGGAAAATCCTTCTATACCTATCAAAAGTTTGGTAGCTGAAATTAAAAATCGTTTGGGATATTCAGTTTCATATGACAAAGCCTGGAATGGTAAGCAAAAAGCGCTTGCTAAGGAGTTCGGAGATTGGGAAGAGTCTTACAATGAACTTCCCAGGTGGTATGAAGCTGTACAACAAAGCAATCCCGGCACAATAATTCAATGCACTGGATCTCCTGTACAAGTAAGTGGCCAACCTGACCCTTCTTGCTATATTATGGAACGCGTATTTTGGTCTTTTGGACCATGCATCCAAGGGTTTAACTATTGCAAGCCAGTTGTCCAAGTAGATGGGACATTTTTGACAGAAAGATATCAAGGGACATTGCTAACAACACTAGCTCAAGATGGGTCACGTAACATATTCCCTTTAGCCTTCGCAATAGTGGAAGGAGAAACAAAGGAGGtcttaatatgttttttttcaac CCTCTGCTTGATAACAGATAGGGGGAAAGGCATATTGGCAACCCTACAATCTGAAGAAGTACAATGGGAAGCAGATAGACTGCAATCAGTATACTACATACGTCATATTGcttcaaatttcaacaaaaagtTCAAGAATCACGAATTGAAGAACCGGTTAAAGAATATag cTTACAAGGTGAAACAACCCATATTGGATGCTAAATTGGCAGCTTTGAGATCCTATTCACCAGAAGTGGCATCTTGGATTGACAGgataccactacaaaaatggactCAGGCCTACAATGGAG GTCATTGGCCCAATGCTccagacgggtccgacgacccgaacgggcccgacgatcaAGATGGgtccgacgacctggacgggcccgacgaacTAGATGAGCCCGACAATCCAGATGGGGCGGAATACCCGGACATGTTCGACGACTGGACGGGCCCGTaa